A region of Arabidopsis thaliana chromosome 5, partial sequence DNA encodes the following proteins:
- the CHR17 gene encoding chromatin remodeling factor17 (chromatin remodeling factor17 (CHR17); FUNCTIONS IN: in 7 functions; INVOLVED IN: ATP-dependent chromatin remodeling, chromatin remodeling; LOCATED IN: nucleus, chromatin remodeling complex; EXPRESSED IN: 25 plant structures; EXPRESSED DURING: 15 growth stages; CONTAINS InterPro DOMAIN/s: ATPase, nucleosome remodelling ISWI, HAND domain (InterPro:IPR015194), SANT, eukarya (InterPro:IPR017884), SNF2-related (InterPro:IPR000330), SANT, DNA-binding (InterPro:IPR001005), SLIDE (InterPro:IPR015195), Homeodomain-like (InterPro:IPR009057), DEAD-like helicase, N-terminal (InterPro:IPR014001), DNA/RNA helicase, C-terminal (InterPro:IPR001650), Helicase, superfamily 1/2, ATP-binding domain (InterPro:IPR014021); BEST Arabidopsis thaliana protein match is: chromatin-remodeling protein 11 (TAIR:AT3G06400.2); Has 25189 Blast hits to 20364 proteins in 2195 species: Archae - 142; Bacteria - 5972; Metazoa - 6064; Fungi - 4945; Plants - 1903; Viruses - 481; Other Eukaryotes - 5682 (source: NCBI BLink).), whose product MARASKREVSSDEAYSSEEEEQVNDQANVEEDDDELEAVARSAGSDEEDVAPDEAPVSDDEVVPVEDDAEEDEEDEEKAEISKREKARLKEMQKMKKQKIQQILDSQNASIDADMNNKGKGRIKYLLQQTELFAHFAKSDPSPSQKKGKGRGRHSSKLTEEEEDEECLKEEEGGIVGSGGTRLLTQPACIQGKLRDYQLAGLNWLIRLYENGINGILADEMGLGKTLQTISLLAYLHEYRGINGPHMVVAPKSTLGNWMNEIRRFCPVLRAVKFLGNPEERRHIREELLVAGKFDICVTSFEMAIKEKTTLRRFSWRYIIIDEAHRIKNENSLLSKTMRLFSTNYRLLITGTPLQNNLHELWALLNFLLPEVFSSAETFDEWFQISGENDQQEVVQQLHKVLRPFLLRRLKSDVEKGLPPKKETILKVGMSQMQKQYYKALLQKDLEVVNGGGERKRLLNIAMQLRKCCNHPYLFQGAEPGPPYTTGDHLVTNAGKMVLLDKLLPKLKDRDSRVLIFSQMTRLLDILEDYLMYRGYQYCRIDGNTGGDERDASIEAYNKPGSEKFVFLLSTRAGGLGINLATADVVILYDSDWNPQVDLQAQDRAHRIGQKKEVQVFRFCTENAIEAKVIERAYKKLALDALVIQQGRLAEQKTVNKDELLQMVRYGAEMVFSSKDSTITDEDIDRIIAKGEEATAELDAKMKKFTEDAIQFKMDDSADFYDFDDDNKDESKVDFKKIVSENWNDPPKRERKRNYSEVEYFKQTLRQGAPAKPKEPRIPRMPQLHDFQFFNIQRLTELYEKEVRYLMQAHQKTQMKDTIEVDEPEEVGDPLTAEEVEEKELLLEEGFSTWSRRDFNAFIRACEKYGRNDIKSIASEMEGKTEEEVERYAQVFQVRYKELNDYDRIIKNIERGEARISRKDEIMKAIGKKLDRYRNPWLELKIQYGQNKGKLYNEECDRFMICMVHKLGYGNWDELKAAFRTSPLFRFDWFVKSRTTQELARRCDTLIRLIEKENQEFDERERQARKEKKLSKSATPSKRPSGRQANESPSSLLKKRKQLSMDDYGKRRK is encoded by the exons ATGGCTAGAGCTTCGAAGCGGGAAGTTTCTTCAGACGAGGCTTACTCGTCGGAGGAAGAGGAGCAAGTTAACGATCAGGCCaatgtggaagaagatgatgacgagCTCGAGGCCGTCGCTCGCTCTGCGGGCTCTGACGAGGAAGATGTTGCGCCCGACGAAGCACCTGTCTCTGACGACGAGGTTGTCCCCGTAGAAGATGACGCTGAAGAG gacgaagaagacgaggagAAAGCTGAGATCAGCAAACGTGAGAAGGCTAGACTCAAAGAAAtgcagaagatgaagaagcagaaaatTCAGCAAATCTTAGACTCCCAAAATGCTTCCATAGATGCTGATATG AACAATAAAGGAAAGGGGAGGATAAAGTATCTTCTGCAGCAAACTGAGTTATTTGCACATTTTGCTAAAAGTGACCCGTCTCCGTCCCAGAAGAAGGGAAAAGGAAG GGGTCGCCATTCTTCCAAACTAAccgaggaagaggaagatgaagagtgtttaaaagaagaagagggtgGTATAGTTGGATCTGGAGGCACACGGTTGCTCACTCAGCCCGCTT GTATTCAGGGGAAGTTAAGAGATTACCAATTAGCTGGTTTAAACTGGCTCATTCGGCTGTATGAGAACGGCATAAATGGGATTCTTGCAGATGAAATG GGTCTGGGGAAGACGCTTCAAACCATTTCTTTGTTGGCTTACCTGCATGAGTACAGGGGAATTAATGGCCCTCATATGGTAGTTGCTCCAAAATCAACCCTTGGTAACTGGATGAATGAAATTCGCCGATTTTGTCCTGTCCTGCGTGCTGTGAAATTTCTCGGTAATCCCGAGGAAAGA AGACATATTCGTGAAGAACTGCTAGTTGCAGGGAAATTCGACATTTGTGTAACAAGCTTTGAGATGGCTATCAAAGAGAAGACAACATTGCGCCGTTTTAGCTGGCGATATATAATCATTGATGAAGCACATCGAATTAAAAATGAGAATTCACTCCTTTCGAAAACCATGAGACTTTTCAGCACCAACTATCGGCTTCTTATCACGGGAACCCCCCTTCAG AATAATCTCCATGAATTGTGGGCCCttctcaattttcttctccCTGAGGTTTTTAGTTCAGCAGAAACTTTTGACGAGTGGTTTCAAATTTCTGGTGAAAACGACCAGCAAGAAGTTGTTCAACAACTTCACAAG GTTCTGCGACCATTTCTTCTTCGGAGGTTAAAATCAGATGTAGAGAAAGGCTTACCTCCAAAAAAGGAGACAATACTCAAAGTTGGCATGTCTCAAATGCAAAAACAGTACTACAAGGCTTTACTGCAGAAGGATCTTGAAGTGGTTAATGGTGGTGGAGAACGCAAACGTCTGTTGAACATAGCAATGCAATTGCGGAAATGCTGCAATCACCCTTATCTCTTCCAGGGTGCGGAGCCTGGTCCCCCATATACTACAGGAGATCACCTTGTAACAAACGCAG GTAAGATGGTTCTCTTAGATAAATTGCTACCTAAGTTGAAGGATCGAGATTCAAGGGTTCTGATATTTTCTCAG ATGACAAGGCTTTTGGATATTCTCGAGGATTACCTAATGTATCGTGGTTACCAGTACTGCCGTATTGATGGAAATACTGGTGGTGACGAACGAGATGCTTCCATAGAAGCCTATAACAAGCCAGGAAGTGAGAAATTCGTTTTCTTGTTATCCACTAGAGCTGGAGGACTTGGTATCAATCTTGCTACTGCAGATGTTGTGATCCTCTATGATAGTGACTG GAACCCTCAAGTTGACTTGCAAGCTCAGGATCGTGCACATAGGATTggtcaaaaaaaagaagttcaaGTGTTCCGGTTCTGCACCGAG AATGCTATTGAGGCTAAAGTCATTGAGAGAGCTTACAAGAAGTTGGCACTTGATGCTCTGGTTATTCAGCAAGGGAGATTGGCAGAACAGAAAA CTGTTAATAAGGATGAGTTGCTTCAAATGGTGAGATATGGTGCTGAAATGGTGTTTAGTTCTAAAGATAGCACAATTACGGATGAGGATATTGACAGAATCATTGCCAAAGGAGAAGAGGCAACGGCTGAACTTGATGCCAAGATGAAGAAATTTACTGAAGATGCAATACAGTTTAAAATGGATGACA GTGCTGACTTTTATGATTTTGACGATGACAACAAG GATGAGAGCAAGgtggattttaaaaagattgtgAGTGAAAATTGGAATGATCcaccaaaaagagagagaaagcgCAA CTACTCTGAAGTTGAATACTTCAAGCAAACGTTGCGACAAGGTGCTCCAGCTAAACCTAAAGAGCCTAGAATTCCACGCATGCCCCAATT GCATGATTTTCAGTTCTTTAACATTCAGAGGCTGACTGAGCTGTATGAAAAAGAAGTGCGATACCTTATG CAAGCACATCAGAAAACTCAAATGAAAGACACAATTGAGGTTGATGAACCTGAAG AAGTTGGAGATCCCTTAACTGCTgaagaagtggaagaaaaGGAGCTATTGCTGGAAGAG ggtttctcaacATGGAGCAGAAGAGACTTCAATGCCTTCATTAGGGCTTGTGAGAAGTATGGCCGGAACGACATAAAGAGTATTGCCTCTGAGATGGAAGGGAAAACTGAGGAAGAGGTTGAACGATATGCTCAAGTTTTCCAAGTGCGATATAAAGAGCTGAATG ATTACGACAGAATCATCAAGAATATTGAGAGAGGGGAAGCAAGAATCTCTAGGAAAGATGAAATCATGAAAGCTATTGGGAAGAAACTGGATCGCTACAGAAACCCGTGGCTGGAACTGAAGATTCAATATGGTCAGAACAAAGGGAAGCTGTACAATGAAGAGTGCGACCGTTTCATG ATATGCATGGTCCATAAACTTGGGTATGGAAACTGGGATGAGCTAAAGGCAGCGTTTCGGACATCCCCCTTGTTTAGGTTTGACTGGTTTGTAAAATCCCGCACAACTCAGGAACTTGCAAGGAGATGTGACACACTAATCAGGttgattgagaaagagaatcaagaatttgatgagagagagaggcaagcccgaaaagagaagaagctttcaAAG AGTGCAACGCCATCAAAACGACCTTCGGGTAGGCAAGCAAATGAGAGCCCTTCATCTCTTCTGAAGAAACGAAAGCAGCTGTCAATGGATGATTAT GGAAAGCGTAGGAAATAA
- the CHR17 gene encoding chromatin remodeling factor17 (chromatin remodeling factor17 (CHR17); FUNCTIONS IN: in 7 functions; INVOLVED IN: ATP-dependent chromatin remodeling, chromatin remodeling; LOCATED IN: nucleus, chromatin remodeling complex; EXPRESSED IN: 25 plant structures; EXPRESSED DURING: 15 growth stages; CONTAINS InterPro DOMAIN/s: ATPase, nucleosome remodelling ISWI, HAND domain (InterPro:IPR015194), SANT, eukarya (InterPro:IPR017884), SNF2-related (InterPro:IPR000330), SANT, DNA-binding (InterPro:IPR001005), Homeodomain-like (InterPro:IPR009057), SLIDE (InterPro:IPR015195), DEAD-like helicase, N-terminal (InterPro:IPR014001), DNA/RNA helicase, C-terminal (InterPro:IPR001650), Helicase, superfamily 1/2, ATP-binding domain (InterPro:IPR014021); BEST Arabidopsis thaliana protein match is: chromatin-remodeling protein 11 (TAIR:AT3G06400.2); Has 25193 Blast hits to 20371 proteins in 2196 species: Archae - 142; Bacteria - 5974; Metazoa - 6066; Fungi - 4943; Plants - 1903; Viruses - 481; Other Eukaryotes - 5684 (source: NCBI BLink).), giving the protein MARASKREVSSDEAYSSEEEEQVNDQANVEEDDDELEAVARSAGSDEEDVAPDEAPVSDDEVVPVEDDAEEDEEDEEKAEISKREKARLKEMQKMKKQKIQQILDSQNASIDADMNNKGKGRIKYLLQQTELFAHFAKSDPSPSQKKGKGRGRHSSKLTEEEEDEECLKEEEGGIVGSGGTRLLTQPACIQGKLRDYQLAGLNWLIRLYENGINGILADEMGLGKTLQTISLLAYLHEYRGINGPHMVVAPKSTLGNWMNEIRRFCPVLRAVKFLGNPEERRHIREELLVAGKFDICVTSFEMAIKEKTTLRRFSWRYIIIDEAHRIKNENSLLSKTMRLFSTNYRLLITGTPLQNNLHELWALLNFLLPEVFSSAETFDEWFQISGENDQQEVVQQLHKVLRPFLLRRLKSDVEKGLPPKKETILKVGMSQMQKQYYKALLQKDLEVVNGGGERKRLLNIAMQLRKCCNHPYLFQGAEPGPPYTTGDHLVTNAGKMVLLDKLLPKLKDRDSRVLIFSQMTRLLDILEDYLMYRGYQYCRIDGNTGGDERDASIEAYNKPGSEKFVFLLSTRAGGLGINLATADVVILYDSDWNPQVDLQAQDRAHRIGQKKEVQVFRFCTENAIEAKVIERAYKKLALDALVIQQGRLAEQKTVNKDELLQMVRYGAEMVFSSKDSTITDEDIDRIIAKGEEATAELDAKMKKFTEDAIQFKMDDSADFYDFDDDNKDESKVDFKKIVSENWNDPPKRERKRNYSEVEYFKQTLRQGAPAKPKEPRIPRMPQLHDFQFFNIQRLTELYEKEVRYLMQAHQKTQMKDTIEVDEPEEVGDPLTAEEVEEKELLLEEGFSTWSRRDFNAFIRACEKYGRNDIKSIASEMEGKTEEEVERYAQVFQVRYKELNDYDRIIKNIERGEARISRKDEIMKAIGKKLDRYRNPWLELKIQYGQNKGKLYNEECDRFMICMVHKLGYGNWDELKAAFRTSPLFRFDWFVKSRTTQELARRCDTLIRLIEKENQEFDERERQARKEKKLSKSATPSKRPSGRQANESPSSLLKKRKQLSMDDYVSSGKRRK; this is encoded by the exons ATGGCTAGAGCTTCGAAGCGGGAAGTTTCTTCAGACGAGGCTTACTCGTCGGAGGAAGAGGAGCAAGTTAACGATCAGGCCaatgtggaagaagatgatgacgagCTCGAGGCCGTCGCTCGCTCTGCGGGCTCTGACGAGGAAGATGTTGCGCCCGACGAAGCACCTGTCTCTGACGACGAGGTTGTCCCCGTAGAAGATGACGCTGAAGAG gacgaagaagacgaggagAAAGCTGAGATCAGCAAACGTGAGAAGGCTAGACTCAAAGAAAtgcagaagatgaagaagcagaaaatTCAGCAAATCTTAGACTCCCAAAATGCTTCCATAGATGCTGATATG AACAATAAAGGAAAGGGGAGGATAAAGTATCTTCTGCAGCAAACTGAGTTATTTGCACATTTTGCTAAAAGTGACCCGTCTCCGTCCCAGAAGAAGGGAAAAGGAAG GGGTCGCCATTCTTCCAAACTAAccgaggaagaggaagatgaagagtgtttaaaagaagaagagggtgGTATAGTTGGATCTGGAGGCACACGGTTGCTCACTCAGCCCGCTT GTATTCAGGGGAAGTTAAGAGATTACCAATTAGCTGGTTTAAACTGGCTCATTCGGCTGTATGAGAACGGCATAAATGGGATTCTTGCAGATGAAATG GGTCTGGGGAAGACGCTTCAAACCATTTCTTTGTTGGCTTACCTGCATGAGTACAGGGGAATTAATGGCCCTCATATGGTAGTTGCTCCAAAATCAACCCTTGGTAACTGGATGAATGAAATTCGCCGATTTTGTCCTGTCCTGCGTGCTGTGAAATTTCTCGGTAATCCCGAGGAAAGA AGACATATTCGTGAAGAACTGCTAGTTGCAGGGAAATTCGACATTTGTGTAACAAGCTTTGAGATGGCTATCAAAGAGAAGACAACATTGCGCCGTTTTAGCTGGCGATATATAATCATTGATGAAGCACATCGAATTAAAAATGAGAATTCACTCCTTTCGAAAACCATGAGACTTTTCAGCACCAACTATCGGCTTCTTATCACGGGAACCCCCCTTCAG AATAATCTCCATGAATTGTGGGCCCttctcaattttcttctccCTGAGGTTTTTAGTTCAGCAGAAACTTTTGACGAGTGGTTTCAAATTTCTGGTGAAAACGACCAGCAAGAAGTTGTTCAACAACTTCACAAG GTTCTGCGACCATTTCTTCTTCGGAGGTTAAAATCAGATGTAGAGAAAGGCTTACCTCCAAAAAAGGAGACAATACTCAAAGTTGGCATGTCTCAAATGCAAAAACAGTACTACAAGGCTTTACTGCAGAAGGATCTTGAAGTGGTTAATGGTGGTGGAGAACGCAAACGTCTGTTGAACATAGCAATGCAATTGCGGAAATGCTGCAATCACCCTTATCTCTTCCAGGGTGCGGAGCCTGGTCCCCCATATACTACAGGAGATCACCTTGTAACAAACGCAG GTAAGATGGTTCTCTTAGATAAATTGCTACCTAAGTTGAAGGATCGAGATTCAAGGGTTCTGATATTTTCTCAG ATGACAAGGCTTTTGGATATTCTCGAGGATTACCTAATGTATCGTGGTTACCAGTACTGCCGTATTGATGGAAATACTGGTGGTGACGAACGAGATGCTTCCATAGAAGCCTATAACAAGCCAGGAAGTGAGAAATTCGTTTTCTTGTTATCCACTAGAGCTGGAGGACTTGGTATCAATCTTGCTACTGCAGATGTTGTGATCCTCTATGATAGTGACTG GAACCCTCAAGTTGACTTGCAAGCTCAGGATCGTGCACATAGGATTggtcaaaaaaaagaagttcaaGTGTTCCGGTTCTGCACCGAG AATGCTATTGAGGCTAAAGTCATTGAGAGAGCTTACAAGAAGTTGGCACTTGATGCTCTGGTTATTCAGCAAGGGAGATTGGCAGAACAGAAAA CTGTTAATAAGGATGAGTTGCTTCAAATGGTGAGATATGGTGCTGAAATGGTGTTTAGTTCTAAAGATAGCACAATTACGGATGAGGATATTGACAGAATCATTGCCAAAGGAGAAGAGGCAACGGCTGAACTTGATGCCAAGATGAAGAAATTTACTGAAGATGCAATACAGTTTAAAATGGATGACA GTGCTGACTTTTATGATTTTGACGATGACAACAAG GATGAGAGCAAGgtggattttaaaaagattgtgAGTGAAAATTGGAATGATCcaccaaaaagagagagaaagcgCAA CTACTCTGAAGTTGAATACTTCAAGCAAACGTTGCGACAAGGTGCTCCAGCTAAACCTAAAGAGCCTAGAATTCCACGCATGCCCCAATT GCATGATTTTCAGTTCTTTAACATTCAGAGGCTGACTGAGCTGTATGAAAAAGAAGTGCGATACCTTATG CAAGCACATCAGAAAACTCAAATGAAAGACACAATTGAGGTTGATGAACCTGAAG AAGTTGGAGATCCCTTAACTGCTgaagaagtggaagaaaaGGAGCTATTGCTGGAAGAG ggtttctcaacATGGAGCAGAAGAGACTTCAATGCCTTCATTAGGGCTTGTGAGAAGTATGGCCGGAACGACATAAAGAGTATTGCCTCTGAGATGGAAGGGAAAACTGAGGAAGAGGTTGAACGATATGCTCAAGTTTTCCAAGTGCGATATAAAGAGCTGAATG ATTACGACAGAATCATCAAGAATATTGAGAGAGGGGAAGCAAGAATCTCTAGGAAAGATGAAATCATGAAAGCTATTGGGAAGAAACTGGATCGCTACAGAAACCCGTGGCTGGAACTGAAGATTCAATATGGTCAGAACAAAGGGAAGCTGTACAATGAAGAGTGCGACCGTTTCATG ATATGCATGGTCCATAAACTTGGGTATGGAAACTGGGATGAGCTAAAGGCAGCGTTTCGGACATCCCCCTTGTTTAGGTTTGACTGGTTTGTAAAATCCCGCACAACTCAGGAACTTGCAAGGAGATGTGACACACTAATCAGGttgattgagaaagagaatcaagaatttgatgagagagagaggcaagcccgaaaagagaagaagctttcaAAG AGTGCAACGCCATCAAAACGACCTTCGGGTAGGCAAGCAAATGAGAGCCCTTCATCTCTTCTGAAGAAACGAAAGCAGCTGTCAATGGATGATTATGTGAGCTCG GGAAAGCGTAGGAAATAA
- a CDS encoding alpha/beta-Hydrolases superfamily protein (alpha/beta-Hydrolases superfamily protein; FUNCTIONS IN: triglyceride lipase activity; INVOLVED IN: lipid metabolic process; LOCATED IN: endomembrane system; EXPRESSED IN: 24 plant structures; EXPRESSED DURING: 15 growth stages; CONTAINS InterPro DOMAIN/s: Lipase, class 3 (InterPro:IPR002921); BEST Arabidopsis thaliana protein match is: alpha/beta-Hydrolases superfamily protein (TAIR:AT5G18640.1); Has 35333 Blast hits to 34131 proteins in 2444 species: Archae - 798; Bacteria - 22429; Metazoa - 974; Fungi - 991; Plants - 531; Viruses - 0; Other Eukaryotes - 9610 (source: NCBI BLink).) codes for MGQKRLLFLLAVFTFLVSSSYGRGVLKLKSDDDRPVYNHTLAVTLVEYASAVYESDLTKLFTWTCERCNGLTKDFEVIEVIFDVEHCLQAYVGVAKDLNAIIIAFRGTQEHSIQNWVSDLFWKQLDLNYPDMPDAMVHHGFYSAYHNTTLRPAVLDAITRVKKVYGANINIIVTGHSMGGAMASFCGLDLVVNEGEENVQVMTFGQPRVGNAAFASYYSLLVPNTFRITHDRDMVPHLPPYYYHFPQKTYHHFPTEVWVKDFSFSNFVLFGLEKVCDNTGEDPTCSRSVRGNSISDHLRYFGVELKCESWRQCSIVMNQDMERYSRKDSRGNLFLSRTVPPKDVVKTSSLSKTGISSL; via the exons ATGGGACAAAAGAGATTGTTGTTCTTGCTGGcagtttttacttttcttgtttcatctTCATATGGTAGAGGTG TTCTCAAGTTGAAGAGCGATGATGATCGACCTGTTTACAACCATACGCTTGCCGTCACGCTTGTGGAGTATGCCTCTGCG GTCTATGAGTCTGATTTGACAAAACTCTTCACTTGGACGTGCGAAAGATGCAATGGTTTGACAAAG GATTTCGAAGTAATAGAGGTCATATTTGACGTTGAACACTGCTTACAG GCGTATGTTGGGGTGGCTAAGGATTTGAATGCTATCATTATTGCATTTCGGGGAACTCAAGAACACAG CATACAAAATTGGGTCTCAGACTTGTTCTGGAAACAGCTCGATCTGAATTACCCTGACATGCCAGATGCAATG GTGCACCATGGCTTTTACAGTGCTTATCACAATACAACTTTACGGCCTGCGGTTTTGGATGCAATAACACGAGTGAAAAAAGTCTACGGGGCGAACATCAACATCATAGTGACCGGTCATTCAATGGGAGGAGCCATGGCTTCCTTTTGTGGTCTAGACCTAGTT GTAaatgaaggtgaagaaaaCGTACAGGTTATGACATTTGGGCAACCTCGTGTTGGGAATGCCGCTTTTGCATCTTATTACAGTTTGCTTGTGCCCAATACCTTCCGGATCACGCATGACCGTGATATGGTTCCTCATCTGCCTCCTTACTATTACCATTTCCCTCAAAAAACATACCACCACTTCCCAACAGAG GTGTGGGTGAAAGATTTCAGTTTTTcgaattttgttctttttggtttggagAAAGTTTGTGACAACACTGGTGAAGATCCTACTTGCAGCAG ATCGGTAAGGGGAAATAGCATTTCTGACCATTTAAGGTACTTTGGGGTAGAGTTGAAGTGTGAGAGTTGGAGACAGTGCAGCATAGTGATGAATCAAGATATGGAGCGTTACAGCAGGAAAGATTCAAGGGGTAACTTATTCCTCTCGCGGACAGTTCCTCCTAAGGACGTAGTCAAAACAAGTTCTCTATCGAAAACCGGAATCTCTAGTCTGTAG
- a CDS encoding alpha/beta-Hydrolases superfamily protein (alpha/beta-Hydrolases superfamily protein; FUNCTIONS IN: triglyceride lipase activity; INVOLVED IN: lipid metabolic process; LOCATED IN: endomembrane system; EXPRESSED IN: 24 plant structures; EXPRESSED DURING: 15 growth stages; CONTAINS InterPro DOMAIN/s: Lipase, class 3 (InterPro:IPR002921); BEST Arabidopsis thaliana protein match is: alpha/beta-Hydrolases superfamily protein (TAIR:AT5G18640.1); Has 2101 Blast hits to 2100 proteins in 395 species: Archae - 0; Bacteria - 476; Metazoa - 111; Fungi - 453; Plants - 678; Viruses - 12; Other Eukaryotes - 371 (source: NCBI BLink).): MGQKRLLFLLAVFTFLVSSSYGRVLKLKSDDDRPVYNHTLAVTLVEYASAVYESDLTKLFTWTCERCNGLTKDFEVIEVIFDVEHCLQAYVGVAKDLNAIIIAFRGTQEHSIQNWVSDLFWKQLDLNYPDMPDAMVHHGFYSAYHNTTLRPAVLDAITRVKKVYGANINIIVTGHSMGGAMASFCGLDLVVNEGEENVQVMTFGQPRVGNAAFASYYSLLVPNTFRITHDRDMVPHLPPYYYHFPQKTYHHFPTEVWVKDFSFSNFVLFGLEKVCDNTGEDPTCSR; this comes from the exons ATGGGACAAAAGAGATTGTTGTTCTTGCTGGcagtttttacttttcttgtttcatctTCATATGGTAGAG TTCTCAAGTTGAAGAGCGATGATGATCGACCTGTTTACAACCATACGCTTGCCGTCACGCTTGTGGAGTATGCCTCTGCG GTCTATGAGTCTGATTTGACAAAACTCTTCACTTGGACGTGCGAAAGATGCAATGGTTTGACAAAG GATTTCGAAGTAATAGAGGTCATATTTGACGTTGAACACTGCTTACAG GCGTATGTTGGGGTGGCTAAGGATTTGAATGCTATCATTATTGCATTTCGGGGAACTCAAGAACACAG CATACAAAATTGGGTCTCAGACTTGTTCTGGAAACAGCTCGATCTGAATTACCCTGACATGCCAGATGCAATG GTGCACCATGGCTTTTACAGTGCTTATCACAATACAACTTTACGGCCTGCGGTTTTGGATGCAATAACACGAGTGAAAAAAGTCTACGGGGCGAACATCAACATCATAGTGACCGGTCATTCAATGGGAGGAGCCATGGCTTCCTTTTGTGGTCTAGACCTAGTT GTAaatgaaggtgaagaaaaCGTACAGGTTATGACATTTGGGCAACCTCGTGTTGGGAATGCCGCTTTTGCATCTTATTACAGTTTGCTTGTGCCCAATACCTTCCGGATCACGCATGACCGTGATATGGTTCCTCATCTGCCTCCTTACTATTACCATTTCCCTCAAAAAACATACCACCACTTCCCAACAGAG GTGTGGGTGAAAGATTTCAGTTTTTcgaattttgttctttttggtttggagAAAGTTTGTGACAACACTGGTGAAGATCCTACTTGCAGCAGGTAA